A single Tamandua tetradactyla isolate mTamTet1 chromosome X, mTamTet1.pri, whole genome shotgun sequence DNA region contains:
- the LOC143671792 gene encoding ribosomal biogenesis factor-like, whose translation MSKNELRGQKSRNVFHIGSPKNKTKNKAKPVTTNLKKINIQHHENKPFNVDEATRLMAQLQYSGEASNSKKSIN comes from the exons ATGTCCAAGAATGAATTAAGAGGGCAGAAGTCCAGGAATGTATTTCACATAGGCAGCCCAAAAAACAAgactaaaaacaaagcaaaaccagtTACCACAAATCTTAAGAAGATAAACATT CAGCATCATGAAAACAAACCATTTAATGTCGATGAGGCTACAAGATTAATGGCTCAGTTGCAGTACAGTGGTGAAGCATCAAATtccaaaaaatcaataaattaa